In Cicer arietinum cultivar CDC Frontier isolate Library 1 chromosome 7, Cicar.CDCFrontier_v2.0, whole genome shotgun sequence, a single window of DNA contains:
- the LOC101502497 gene encoding CASP-like protein 5C2, with the protein MEEMPGALGTSSSFALRLGQIVFSSASLFFMCLDVDFYGYSAFCFLVMVMGLVISWSSTLLVVDAYYIFIKCLPRQRRCILMLTLGDMVLSYLLLAAACSTASVTDLLLVADKSYCPGKLCSRYQISAAMAFLAWFLSSASCLFNFWIFPSL; encoded by the exons ATGGAGGAAATGCCAGGGGCGTTAGGTACAAGCTCCAGCTTTGCTCTTCGATTGGGTCAAATCGTCTTTTCATCTGCTTCCCTTTTCTTCATGTGTTTGGATGTTGATTTCTATGGCTACTCTGCTTTCTG TTTTTTGGTTATGGTCATGGGTTTGGTCATTTCCTGGAGCTCAACACTGTTGGTGGTAGATGCATATTACATCTTCATAAAATGTTTACCGCGGCAACGAAGATGCATTTTAATGCTTACTTTGGGAGACATG GTTCTGTCATATCTCTTATTAGCAGCAGCATGTTCAACTGCTAGTGTCACAGATCTCTTGCTTGTTGCTGATAAATCCTATTGTCCAGGAAAATTATGTAGTAGATACCAAATATCTGCTGCAATGGCCTTCTTGGCTTGGTTTCTTTCATCAGCGTCTTGTCTCTTTAACTTTTGGATTTTTCCTTCTCTGTGA
- the LOC101502182 gene encoding oxygen-evolving enhancer protein 1, chloroplastic has product MAASLQAAATLMQPTKLRSNSFQLKSTQSISKAFGLEHSGSKVTCSLQTDFKDLAHKCVEATKIAGFALATSALVVSGASAEGAPKRLTFDEIQSKTYLEVKGTGTANQCPTIDGGLDSFAFKAGKYNAKKFCLEPTSFTVKAEGVTKNTPLAFQNTKLMTRLTYTLDEIEGPFEVSPDGSVKFEEKDGIDYAAVTVQLPGGERVPFLFTIKQLVASGKPDSFSGEFLVPSYRGSSFLDPKGRGASTGYDNAVALPAGGRGDEEELAKENNKSASSSKGKITLSVTQSKPETGEVIGVFESIQPSDTDLGAKAPKDVKIQGVWYAQLES; this is encoded by the exons ATGGCAGCCTCACTGCAAGCAGCTGCTACTCTCATGCAACCAACCAAGTTACGTAGCAACAGTTTTCAGCTTAAGTCTACTCAATCCATTTCTAAGGCATTTGGTTTGGAACATTCTGGTTCTAAGGTTACATGTTCCCTTCAAACTGATTTTAAGGATTTGGCTCATAAGTGTGTTGAAGCTACTAAGATTGCTGGATTTGCTCTTGCCACCTCTGCTCTTGTTGTCTCT GGAGCAAGTGCAGAAGGTGCTCCAAAGAGGCTAACCTTCGACGAAATCCAAAGCAAAACATACTTGGAAGTGAAAGGAACAGGAACAGCAAACCAATGTCCAACCATTGATGGAGGACTAGACTCATTCGCCTTCAAGGCAGGAAAATACAATGCCAAGAAATTCTGCCTTGAACCAACTTCATTCACAGTTAAAGCAGAAGGTGTAACCAAAAACACTCCGCTCGCATTCCAAAACACAAAACTCATGACACGTTTAACCTACACGCTCGACGAGATTGAAGGACCGTTCGAGGTTTCCCCGGACGGTTCTGTCAAATTCGAGGAGAAAGATGGCATTGACTACGCGGCCGTGACAGTCCAGCTCCCCGGAGGCGAGCGTGTGCCATTCCTTTTCACTATCAAACAGTTAGTAGCATCTGGAAAACCGGATAGCTTCAGTGGAGAGTTTTTGGTGCCATCATACAGAGGAAGCTCATTCTTAGACCCAAAGGGAAGAGGTGCATCAACAGGTTATGACAATGCAGTTGCATTGCCAGCTGGTGGAAGAGGAGATGAAGAAGAACTTGCTAAAGAGAATAACAAGAGTGCTTCATCATCTAAAGGGAAAATAACATTGAGTGTTACTCAGAGTAAGCCTGAGACTGGTGAAGTAATTGGTGTGTTTGAGAGTATTCAGCCATCTGACACTGATTTGGGAGCTAAAGCTCCAAAGGATGTGAAGATTCAAGGTGTTTGGTATGCTCAGCTTGAGTCATAG